From the genome of Streptomyces sp. NBC_01260, one region includes:
- the proC gene encoding pyrroline-5-carboxylate reductase: MTQTVAVLGTGKIGEALLSGMIRAGWRPANLLVTTRRAERAEELRNRYGVDSVSNAEAAERADILILAAKPQDMARLLDELSAHVAADRLVISAAAGITTAFIEDRLTEATPVVRVMPNTPVLVDEGMSVISAGSHATGAHLATAEAIFGGVGKTLRVPESQQDAATALSGSGPAYFYFLVEAMTDAGILLGLPRAQAHDLIVQAAIGAAVMLRDSGEHPVKLREAVTSPAGTTISAIRELENHGVRAALIAALEAARDRSRELASGNG, encoded by the coding sequence ATGACCCAGACAGTTGCAGTCCTCGGCACCGGCAAGATCGGCGAGGCCCTGCTCAGCGGCATGATCCGGGCCGGGTGGCGCCCGGCGAACCTGCTGGTCACCACCCGCCGCGCCGAACGCGCCGAGGAGCTCCGCAACCGCTACGGGGTCGACTCCGTCAGCAACGCCGAGGCCGCCGAGCGCGCCGACATCCTGATCCTCGCGGCCAAACCCCAGGACATGGCCCGCCTCCTCGACGAGCTCTCCGCCCATGTCGCAGCCGACCGCCTGGTCATCAGCGCCGCGGCCGGCATCACGACCGCCTTCATCGAGGACCGCCTCACCGAGGCCACCCCGGTCGTCCGTGTCATGCCGAACACCCCCGTCCTGGTCGACGAGGGCATGTCCGTCATCTCCGCGGGCAGCCACGCCACCGGCGCACACCTGGCCACCGCCGAGGCGATCTTCGGCGGGGTCGGCAAGACCCTGCGCGTCCCCGAGTCCCAGCAGGACGCGGCCACCGCACTCTCCGGCTCGGGCCCCGCGTACTTCTACTTCCTCGTCGAGGCGATGACGGACGCCGGCATCCTGCTCGGCCTGCCCCGCGCCCAGGCCCACGACCTGATCGTCCAGGCCGCCATCGGCGCCGCCGTGATGCTCCGGGACAGCGGCGAGCACCCGGTCAAGCTCCGCGAGGCGGTCACCAGCCCGGCCGGCACCACCATCAGCGCCATCCGCGAACTGGAGAACCACGGCGTGCGCGCCGCCCTCATCGCGGCCCTCGAAGCCGCCCGCGACCGCAGCCGCGAACTCGCCTCCGGCAACGGCTGA
- a CDS encoding cysteine hydrolase family protein has translation MDIAENAALVVVDVQQGFEEEAYWGPRNNPSADRNIAGLIDAWQSSGRPVVFVRHDSPKPDSPLRVGYPGNGFKPYVEERRGKGGGPELFLTKSVNSAFYGTPDLGAWLRAGGVRQIVVAGIQTNMCAETTARMAGNLGYEVFFALDATYTFDGAGPWGWTLGAQELARATAVSLHGGGFAEVVRSAELIAAAAE, from the coding sequence ATGGATATCGCGGAGAACGCAGCGCTGGTCGTGGTGGACGTGCAGCAGGGATTCGAGGAGGAGGCGTACTGGGGGCCGCGGAACAACCCCTCGGCGGACCGGAACATCGCCGGGCTGATCGATGCCTGGCAGTCGAGCGGGCGGCCGGTCGTGTTCGTACGGCATGACTCGCCCAAGCCGGATTCGCCGCTGCGGGTGGGATATCCGGGGAACGGCTTCAAGCCGTACGTGGAGGAGCGGCGGGGAAAGGGCGGTGGGCCCGAGCTGTTTCTGACGAAGAGCGTGAACTCGGCGTTCTACGGGACGCCCGATCTGGGGGCGTGGCTGCGCGCGGGCGGGGTGCGGCAGATCGTGGTGGCCGGTATCCAGACCAATATGTGCGCGGAGACGACGGCACGGATGGCGGGGAACCTGGGGTACGAGGTGTTCTTCGCGCTCGATGCGACGTACACCTTCGACGGGGCCGGTCCGTGGGGGTGGACGCTCGGCGCGCAGGAGCTGGCGCGGGCCACCGCCGTGTCGCTGCACGGCGGTGGGTTCGCGGAGGTGGTGCGCAGTGCGGAGCTGATCGCAGCCGCCGCGGAGTAG
- a CDS encoding GlxA family transcriptional regulator — translation MATPPDTTATPAPARAPSRIALVSFPGIRAFDVSVITEVWGVDRTDRDVPAFELRRTAADPAPIPLRGGLSLTPDRTLAWLPRADLIVVPGLDDHLTPAPGPVLEALRRAHARATPIAALCGGAFTLAQAGLLDGRRAVTHWNLTDLLRTRHPGVTVVPDALFVHDDNLWTSAGTAAGIDLCLHLVRTTHGAEAAATIARSMVTAPFRTGTQAQFIEHPTPHTDRDADALAAVRAFALTHLAEPHTVAGLAARAGMSPRSFARHFQATTGTAPLRWLITQRIAAAQKLLERTDLALPEVARRTGFGSEITMRQHFATHLSTSPRDYRLAFHHTPAGPGVDTPGPHP, via the coding sequence ATGGCCACGCCCCCGGACACGACCGCCACACCCGCCCCCGCCCGCGCCCCGTCCCGGATCGCCCTCGTCTCCTTTCCCGGCATCCGCGCGTTCGACGTCTCGGTCATCACGGAGGTCTGGGGCGTGGACCGCACCGACCGGGACGTGCCGGCGTTCGAGCTGCGCCGCACCGCGGCCGACCCGGCGCCCATCCCGCTGCGCGGCGGCCTCTCGCTGACCCCCGACCGCACGCTCGCCTGGCTGCCCCGCGCCGACCTGATCGTGGTCCCCGGCCTGGACGACCACCTGACACCGGCCCCCGGGCCGGTCCTCGAAGCGCTCCGCCGCGCCCATGCCCGCGCCACCCCGATCGCCGCCCTCTGCGGAGGCGCCTTCACGCTCGCCCAGGCGGGACTGCTGGACGGCCGGCGAGCGGTCACCCACTGGAACCTCACCGACCTCCTGCGCACCCGCCATCCCGGCGTGACCGTCGTCCCCGACGCCCTCTTCGTCCACGACGACAACCTCTGGACATCCGCGGGCACGGCGGCGGGCATCGACCTCTGCCTCCACCTCGTCCGTACGACCCACGGCGCGGAGGCCGCGGCGACGATCGCGCGTTCGATGGTCACGGCGCCCTTCCGCACCGGCACCCAGGCTCAGTTCATCGAGCACCCCACCCCGCACACCGACCGCGACGCCGACGCCCTCGCCGCGGTACGGGCCTTCGCCCTGACACATCTGGCCGAACCGCACACGGTGGCCGGCCTCGCCGCCCGAGCGGGCATGTCCCCGCGCTCCTTCGCCCGCCACTTCCAGGCGACCACCGGCACCGCTCCACTGCGCTGGCTGATCACCCAACGCATCGCCGCAGCTCAGAAGCTCCTGGAGCGCACCGATCTCGCCCTCCCCGAGGTAGCCCGCCGCACCGGCTTCGGCAGCGAGATCACCATGCGCCAGCACTTCGCGACCCACCTGTCCACCAGCCCCCGCGACTACCGCCTGGCCTTCCACCACACCCCGGCAGGACCTGGGGTTGACACGCCCGGTCCGCATCCGTAG